The Megalops cyprinoides isolate fMegCyp1 chromosome 12, fMegCyp1.pri, whole genome shotgun sequence genome contains a region encoding:
- the foxa2 gene encoding forkhead box protein A2 yields MMLGAVKMEGHEHSDWSAYYGEPECYTSVGNMTAGLGMNSMNTYMSMSGMTTTANMTAGSMNMSYANTGMSPSMTGMSPGAGAMNGMGAGMASMGAALSPSMSPMTAQPPSMNALTSYNNMNAMSPMYGQSNINRSRDPKTYRRSYTHAKPPYSYISLITMAIQQSPSKMLTLSEIYQWIMDLFPFYRQNQQRWQNSIRHSLSFNDCFLKVPRSPDKPGKGSFWTLHPDSGNMFENGCYLRRQKRFKCDKKLCKESGRKTSEGGSNSSSESCNGNESPHSNSSSNDPKRSMSDMKSGQALSPEHTASPTSQAQHLLSQHHSVLAHDAHLKPEHHYSFNHPFSINNLMSSEQQHHKMDLKTYEQVMHYSGYGSPMTGALSMGSMASKAGLDSSPIPTDTSYYQGVYSRPIMNSS; encoded by the exons ATGATGCTCGGTGCAGTTAAAATGGAGGGACACGAACATTCAGACTGGAGCGCCTATTACGGAGAGCCCGAG TGTTACACATCAGTTGGAAACATGACCGCAGGACTGGGAATGAACTCTATGAACACCTATATGAGCATGTCAGGCATGACCACAACGGCCAACATGACCGCCGGCTCCATGAACATGTCCTACGCGAACACGGGCATGAGCCCCTCCATGACCGGCATGTCACCGGGCGCGGGGGCCATGAACGGCATGGGCGCGGGGATGGCGTCCATGGGCGCCGCGCTGAGCCCGAGTATGAGCCCCATGACCGCGCAGCCTCCGTCCATGAACGCCTTAACGTCCTACAACAACATGAACGCCATGAGTCCCATGTACGGACAGTCGAACATCAACAGATCCCGGGACCCGAAGACGTACCGGAGAAGCTACACGCACGCCAAGCCACCTTATTCCTACATCTCGCTCATCACCATGGCTATCCAACAGTCGCCCAGCAAGATGCTCACTCTGAGTGAGATTTACCAGTGGATCATGGACCTTTTCCCGTTTTACCGTCAGAACCAGCAGCGCTGGCAGAACTCTATCCGGCACTCCCTATCTTTCAACgactgtttcctcaaagtgcCTCGATCTCCGGATAAGCCAGGCAAAGGTTCCTTCTGGACTCTTCACCCGGACTCGGGGAACATGTTTGAGAACGGCTGCTATCTGAGGAGGCAAAAGCGTTTTAAGTGCGACAAAAAGCTTTGCAAGGAGTCGGGCAGGAAGACCTCCGAAGGTGGATCTAACAGCAGCTCCGAAAGCTGCAACGGCAACGAGTCGCCCCATTCCAACTCGTCCTCCAACGACCCAAAGAGGTCCATGTCAGACATGAAGTCCGGCCAGGCGCTGAGCCCAGAGCACACGGCCTCGCCGACCTCGCAGGCGCAACACCTCCTGTCGCAGCACCACTCTGTCCTGGCGCACGACGCGCACCTGAAACCCGAACACCACTACTCCTTCAACCACCCGTTCTCCATTAACAACCTAATGTCTTCGGAACAGCAGCATCACAAAATGGACTTAAAGACCTACGAACAGGTGATGCACTACTCCGGGTACGGTTCCCCCATGACTGGGGCGCTGTCAATGGGTTCAATGGCGAGCAAAGCGGGCTTGGATTCCTCGCCAATACCCACCGACACGTCTTACTATCAGGGTGTGTACTCTAGACCCATCATGAACTCCTCTTAA